The following are from one region of the Luteolibacter yonseiensis genome:
- the aroC gene encoding chorismate synthase, giving the protein MSSTFGQVFRIHTFGESHGGGVGVVIDGCPPRVPVSVEQIQHELDRRRPGQSEIVTPRKEADAAEILSGLQDGLTLGSPISIIVRNTDQRPGAYEEMAVKYRPSHADYTYDAKYGIRSASGGGRASARETIGRVAAAAVARQVLDKLHPGIEVLAWVKSIQELNAEVDPQTVTGETIESNIVRTGDPAMAETMIERIKAIRNDGNSVGGVIECVIRNCPPGLGEPIFDKLEADLAKAMLSLPATKGFEIGSGFAGTLLTGREHNDPFRMIDGRVRTTSNRSGGVQGGISNGENIIFRVAFKPTATIMTEQDTVTSGHENTELKGRGRHDACVLPRAVPIVEAMATLVLTDHLLRQRAIG; this is encoded by the coding sequence ATGTCATCCACTTTCGGCCAAGTTTTCCGCATCCACACCTTCGGCGAGTCGCACGGCGGTGGCGTGGGCGTTGTCATCGACGGTTGCCCGCCGCGCGTCCCCGTGTCCGTGGAGCAGATCCAGCACGAACTGGACCGCCGCCGTCCCGGGCAGTCGGAGATCGTCACTCCGCGCAAGGAAGCGGATGCGGCGGAAATCCTCTCCGGCCTGCAGGACGGACTGACGCTCGGCTCCCCCATTTCCATCATCGTCCGGAACACCGACCAGCGTCCCGGCGCCTACGAGGAGATGGCGGTGAAATACCGCCCGAGCCACGCGGACTACACCTATGACGCGAAATACGGCATCCGCTCCGCCTCCGGCGGCGGGCGGGCGTCGGCGCGGGAGACCATCGGCCGCGTCGCCGCGGCGGCGGTGGCCCGCCAGGTGCTGGACAAGCTTCACCCGGGCATCGAGGTGCTCGCCTGGGTGAAATCGATCCAGGAACTCAACGCCGAGGTGGATCCGCAGACGGTGACCGGGGAAACCATCGAGTCGAACATCGTCCGCACCGGGGATCCGGCGATGGCGGAGACGATGATCGAGCGCATCAAGGCGATCCGCAACGACGGCAACTCCGTGGGCGGAGTGATCGAGTGCGTCATCCGCAACTGCCCGCCCGGCCTGGGCGAGCCGATTTTCGACAAACTGGAGGCGGATCTCGCCAAAGCCATGCTCTCTCTGCCCGCGACCAAGGGCTTTGAAATCGGCTCCGGATTCGCCGGCACCCTGCTCACCGGCCGCGAGCACAACGATCCGTTCCGCATGATCGACGGCCGTGTCCGCACCACCAGCAACCGCTCCGGCGGCGTCCAGGGCGGGATTTCCAACGGCGAGAACATCATCTTCCGCGTCGCCTTCAAGCCGACCGCCACCATCATGACCGAGCAGGACACCGTCACCTCCGGCCACGAGAACACCGAACTCAAGGGCCGCGGACGCCACGACGCCTGTGTCCTCCCCCGGGCCGTGCCCATCGTCGAGGCGATGGCCACCCTGGTGCTCACGGATCATCTCCTGCGGCAGAGGGCGATCGGCTGA
- a CDS encoding Rpn family recombination-promoting nuclease/putative transposase translates to MDASEIPLDSAAHTHDGFFKAVFSQPEHAVAFFKSHLPAEVTALVEWPSLELLPGSFVKSSLQQAHSDLLFSVRMGERETLLYLLFEHQSTPDPAMPLRLLGYMSEIHLKHHKENKLPLRPVLPFVLHQGPDRWTASTAFEDLFELEGEAREALLPFLPKFSHALLDLTRFDPSAGEEDARVRAVLQLMKLAREKELLRFFRWLSRFSAKDLSENLLRLILLYAMHSDSDLDAEKIYHNLSSNPELEKSTMSVAEKLRAEGRVEGLTEGNWIGKIQTLEEFLEKAISSNEVLEAMTLAELEALHALLHREYEVRFKRG, encoded by the coding sequence GTGGACGCTTCCGAAATTCCCCTGGACTCCGCCGCGCACACGCATGACGGATTTTTCAAGGCGGTCTTTTCGCAGCCCGAGCATGCGGTGGCGTTTTTCAAAAGCCACCTGCCCGCGGAGGTCACCGCTCTCGTCGAATGGCCGTCCTTGGAGCTGCTGCCCGGTTCGTTTGTGAAATCCAGCCTGCAGCAGGCCCACTCGGACCTGTTGTTTTCCGTCCGCATGGGTGAGCGGGAGACGCTCCTTTACCTGCTCTTCGAACACCAGAGCACGCCCGACCCCGCCATGCCGCTGCGGTTGCTCGGGTACATGAGCGAGATCCACCTGAAACATCACAAGGAAAACAAGCTGCCGCTCAGGCCGGTGCTGCCCTTCGTCCTCCACCAGGGACCGGACCGCTGGACCGCATCGACCGCATTTGAGGATCTGTTCGAACTTGAGGGAGAAGCCCGCGAGGCGCTGCTGCCGTTCCTGCCGAAATTCAGCCACGCGCTGCTCGACCTCACCCGCTTCGATCCCTCCGCCGGTGAGGAGGACGCCCGGGTGCGCGCGGTGCTGCAACTGATGAAGCTCGCCCGCGAGAAGGAACTGCTGCGCTTTTTCCGCTGGTTGTCCCGATTTTCCGCCAAGGACCTGTCTGAAAACCTGCTACGGCTGATCCTGCTCTATGCGATGCACTCGGACAGCGATCTTGACGCGGAGAAAATCTACCATAACCTGTCATCCAATCCCGAACTTGAGAAAAGCACCATGTCCGTCGCTGAAAAACTGAGAGCCGAAGGCCGTGTCGAAGGCCTTACAGAAGGGAACTGGATCGGGAAAATCCAAACACTTGAGGAATTCCTCGAAAAAGCCATTTCTTCGAATGAAGTCCTCGAGGCGATGACACTCGCTGAACTCGAAGCACTGCACGCCCTGCTTCACCGCGAATACGAAGTCCGCTTCAAGCGCGGCTGA
- the folP gene encoding dihydropteroate synthase, translating to MRLRLPERVIDFPRRPLVMGIVNVNDDSFSGDGTLDFGKAVELARGQVAAGADVIDVGAESARTNRAAIPVEEEIRRFRGFIGRWEDVWQGVEPRDAEQVWPPVLSANTWRPDVVTEILPSGKVELVNDMGALPDDRNARLCAEHGAALLVMHSVGEPKVPHFQQQWHDVMAEMERFFEEKIGLARAAGLPDDAVILDPGIDFAKQRDDNLTVYRELARLKKFQRPVLVPVSRKTVIGEVLGLADPAGRDAGTVACVSTCMTRGAHLFRVHHVEAAWQVVKTLHGISPAGG from the coding sequence ATGCGATTGAGGCTTCCCGAGCGGGTGATCGATTTTCCCCGGCGTCCGCTGGTGATGGGGATCGTGAATGTGAATGACGATTCGTTTTCTGGCGATGGCACGCTGGATTTCGGAAAAGCGGTCGAGCTGGCCCGTGGGCAGGTCGCGGCGGGCGCGGATGTCATCGACGTGGGGGCGGAAAGCGCGCGCACGAACCGCGCCGCCATCCCGGTGGAGGAGGAGATCCGGCGGTTCCGGGGATTCATCGGCCGCTGGGAGGATGTCTGGCAGGGTGTGGAACCGCGTGACGCGGAGCAGGTGTGGCCGCCCGTGCTTTCGGCGAACACCTGGCGGCCCGATGTGGTCACGGAAATCCTGCCGTCCGGGAAGGTGGAGCTGGTGAATGACATGGGCGCGCTTCCGGACGACCGGAACGCCCGCCTCTGCGCGGAGCACGGCGCGGCATTGCTCGTCATGCACAGCGTGGGCGAGCCGAAAGTCCCGCATTTCCAACAGCAGTGGCACGACGTCATGGCGGAAATGGAGCGGTTCTTTGAGGAGAAAATCGGGCTGGCCCGCGCCGCCGGATTGCCGGATGACGCGGTCATCCTCGATCCGGGCATCGACTTCGCCAAGCAGCGTGACGACAACCTGACGGTGTATCGCGAGCTGGCGCGGTTGAAAAAATTCCAACGGCCCGTCCTCGTTCCCGTTTCGCGGAAGACGGTGATCGGCGAGGTGCTCGGGCTGGCGGACCCCGCCGGGCGCGATGCGGGGACGGTGGCGTGCGTCAGCACGTGCATGACGAGGGGCGCCCATCTGTTCCGCGTGCATCACGTGGAGGCGGCATGGCAGGTGGTGAAGACCCTGCACGGGATTTCTCCGGCCGGTGGGTGA